A region from the Halichondria panicea chromosome 11, odHalPani1.1, whole genome shotgun sequence genome encodes:
- the LOC135343849 gene encoding cytochrome c oxidase subunit NDUFA4-like, which translates to MAGRILRMVKEHPDVAPVFVITILGAAFAGAAIARASIFYTDVSWDRKNNQHPWLNVKHNEQTKFIKANDYTQLKDTRPKI; encoded by the exons ATGGCTGGTCGGATTTTGAGGATGGTCAAAGAGCATCCTGAT GTGGCTCCAGTATTTGTCATCACAATCCTGGGGGCGGCCTTTGCTGGTGCAGCCATCGCCAGAGCATCAATTTTCTATACTGACGTCTC GTGGGACAGGAAAAACAACCAACACCCCTGGCTCAACGTCAAGCACAATGAACAGACAAag TTTATCAAAGCAAACGATTACACCCAACTGAAGGACACGCGACCAAAGATCTAG
- the LOC135343851 gene encoding uncharacterized protein LOC135343851, with the protein MISLSIWILGTILLTCRAQELYVTPTLTACPSGVANCHTLDYYAINGSSLWFGKENVSLIFLEGNHTSNKRFQVLGSHLLTVKSSGDTDSVFVFYVDFWAFALDRLVIENLNFVNCDLHLHCYGSMVGMKETNLRNSYIHIQSQNDGVQLVELKELTTDYISRPFEIDLYNHTVLTISNCIFQQPISVRTLVNNERIFIKASVIDSTFRSINVYSALQFSRYTNLTVAEEFEGSLTLENVSFIDNTATGLEIQQPMDVIINGSKFINNSGLLGGAINVSDSRLFFVGDNLFLNNSGSNGGAIHLSNSIIWLEEDSNITFQENRASEIGGAISNEAQNSCFYSLTFDVDKESTSIPVSIKFRKNTALAGRDIYGAGLQNDCKVTPNGTVYSCDIQNSVFKFINRTLSSVSTSAKRVCLCENGVPQCANIDYIFYNISAAPGEKFNLSVVLVGEDFGSNPGGVYASSIKQSTTDSCFTFGSRRSLQLSEAKYSDNCSLLEYSIEPKHKSTRSVSFILSRDRVEASKHQEALTTLDTVRTELESSILLYNDSGCIDNNLLNAAVVINVIVLPCPRGFILSEKNICICDPQLNSSVEYCNVKNKTGLLYRYRNVWIGRPNINKNDSDVILVHSFCPFDYCNSNPVGVDLNNPDSQCALSHSGVLCGGCLPEVSVWLSAALDVRIVLTKMITSLF; encoded by the coding sequence ATGATCTCCTTGTCCATTTGGATTCTGGGTACCATCCTACTGACTTGTAGAGCACAGGAGCTCTACGTCACTCCAACTCTAACTGCCTGTCCCTCTGGTGTGGCTAACTGTCACACTCTGGACTACTATGCTATTAATGGCAGCTCACTTTGGTTTGGAAAAGAGAATGTCTCTCTTATCTTCCTGGAGGGAAATCACACCTCAAATAAAAGATTTCAAGTATTGGGTTCCCATTTATTAACTGTCAAAAGCAGTGGTGATACAGACAGTGTGTTCGTTTTCTATGTCGATTTCTGGGCCTTTGCACTTGATCGTCTTGTCATAGAGAATTTGAATTTTGTTAACTGCGACTTGCACTTGCATTGCTACGGTAGTATGGTAGGTATGAAAGAAACAAATCTCAGAAATTCTTATATTCACATTCAGAGCCAAAATGATGGTGTTCAACTGGTTGAACTAAAAGAGCTGACCACAGATTATATTAGTAGGCCATTTGAAATTGACCTCTATAATCACACGGTATTGACTATTTCAAACtgtatctttcaacagccaatTAGTGTGAGGACATTAGTAAATAATGAAAGAATCTTTATAAAAGCAAGCGTCATAGATAGTACATTTAGATCGATCAATGTGTATTCTGCTCTACAATTTTCACGTTACACAAATTTAACAGTAGCCGAAGAGTTTGAAGGCTCACTTACACTTGAAAATGTATCCTTCATTGACAATACCGCCACTGGCCTGGAAATACAACAACCAATGGATGTAATCATTAATGGTTCCAAGTTCATCAACAATTCTGGTTTGCTTGGAGGTGCAATAAACGTGTCAGATTCAAGATTGTTCTTTGTTGGGGATAACCTATTCCTTAACAATTCTGGTAGCAATGGCGGAGCTATTCACTTATCTAATTCAATAATTTGGTTAGAAGAAGACTCCAATATTACCTTTCAAGAAAATAGGGCCTCTGAAATCGGAGGTGCTATTTCTAATGAAGCTCAAAACAGTTGTTTTTACAGCCTAACATTTGATGTCGATAAAGAGAGCACTTCTATTCCCGTGTCCATTAAGTTTAGAAAAAATACTGCTTTAGCTGGTAGGGACATTTATGGTGCTGGCTTACAGAACGATTGTAAAGTTACTCCGAATGGAACTGTTTATAGCTGTGATATTCAAAATTCTGTTTTCAAATTCATAAACCGAACGTTATCATCTGTTTCTACAAGTGCTAAAAGAGTGTGTCTATGCGAGAATGGTGTGCCTCAATGTGCAAATATCGACTACATCTTTTATAACATATCCGCAGCTCCCGGAGAAAAGTTTAACCTCAGTGTGGTACTTGTGGGAGAGGATTTTGGAAGTAATCCAGGAGGTGTATATGCTTCCAGTATCAAACAAAGTACTACTGATTCTTGTTTCACTTTTGGTTCAAGACGAAGCCTCCAACTTTCTGAAGCCAAATATTCTGACAATTGCTCATTACTGGAATACTCCATAGAACCAAAACACAAAAGTACCCGGAGTGTGAGTTTTATTTTATCAAGAGACAGAGTTGAGGCTTCTAAACATCAGGAAGCACTAACTACTCTAGACACCGTTCGAACTGAGTTAGAAAGTAGTATCTTACTATACAATGATTCCGGGTGTATAGACAACAATCTCCTCAATGCAGCTGTGGTCATCAATGTGATTGTTCTTCCTTGCCCTCGTGGGTTCATATTGTCTGAGAAAAATATCTGCATATGTGATCCACAACTGAATAGCTCCGTTGAGTATTGTAATGTAAAAAATAAAACTGGGTTACTTTACCGCTATAGAAATGTCTGGATAGGCCGGCCTAACATCAATAAAAATGACTCAGATGTAATTCTTGTTCACAGTTTTTGCCCATTCGACTACTGTAATTCGAACCCAGTTGGTGTTGACCTGAACAATCCAGACAGCCAGTGTGCTCTCAGTCACAGTGGTGTTCTCTGTGGAGGTTGTCTACCAGAGGTCTCAGTCTGGCTATCGGCAGCTCTAGATGTAAGAATTGTACTGACCAAAATGATCACATCGCTTTTCTAG
- the LOC135343917 gene encoding peroxisomal trans-2-enoyl-CoA reductase-like isoform X1, with the protein MASKLTTVFCKNLFAGKVAVVTGGGTGIGKAISKELAELGCRVVIASRKLSTLEEAAKELNKYVTDKDQVKSSVVYPFQCNIRHEDQVEALMDYTVQQHGRIDYLVNNGGGQFMSPLAYMKTKGWNAVIDTNLNGTYYCLKHAYHKWMKENGGSIVNIIVDMLTGFPGMAHTGAARAAVENMSKSLAVEWASDGVRINNIAPGVIYSPTAAANYKSDDVFDMYLENIPARRVGYPEEISGAVCFLLSPAASYTTGVTVAIDGAWGLYKKNYEVPDHEGKWPLGVHSDYVKSKL; encoded by the exons ATGGCTTCTAAGTTGACAACAGTCTTCTGCAAAAACCTCTTTGCAGGTAAAGTTGCAGTCGTGACAGGTGGAGGAACTGGTATAGGCAAGGCTATATCCAAGGAGCTTGCAGAGCTTGGCTGCAGAGTGGTGATAGCCTCAAGGAAGTTGTCCACACTTGAGGAAGCAGCCAAAGAGCTCAATAAATATGTGACAGACAAGGACCAGGTCAAGAGCTCTGTTGTGTATCCCTTTCAGTGCAACATCAGACATGAAGATCAA GTGGAGGCTCTCATGGACTACACTGTTCAGCAGCACGGCCGTATTGACTACCTGGTCAATAATGGAGGTGGTCAGTTCATGAGCCCACTGGCCTACATGAAGACCAAGGGCTGGAACGCTGTCATCGATACCAACCTCAATGGCACCTACTATTGCTTGAAGCACG CCTACCACAAGTGGATGAAGGAAAACGGTGGCTCTATAGTTAACATTATTGTGGACATGCTGACTGGATTCCCAGGAATGGC ACACACCGGTGCGGCCAGGGCTGCTGTGGAGAACATGTCCAAGAGTCTGGCAGTAGAGTGGGCATCAGATGGTGTCAGGATCAATAACATTGCTCCC GGTGTCATCTACTCTCCCACAGCAGCTGCCAACTACAAGAGTGACGATGTGTTTGACATGTACCTCGAGAATATTCCAGCCAGGAGAGTGGGTTACCCTGAGGAG ATCTCGGGGGCGGTGTGTTTCCTGCTCTCTCCGGCCGCTAGCTACACGACTGGTGTCACAGTTGCTATTGACGGAGCGTGGGGACTCTACAAAAAGAACTATGAAGTGCCTGACCACGAGGGAAAATGGCCGCTAGGTGTGCATTCTGACTATGTCAAGTCTAAACTTTGA
- the LOC135343917 gene encoding peroxisomal trans-2-enoyl-CoA reductase-like isoform X2 yields MSLWFAPEVCLDVEALMDYTVQQHGRIDYLVNNGGGQFMSPLAYMKTKGWNAVIDTNLNGTYYCLKHAYHKWMKENGGSIVNIIVDMLTGFPGMAHTGAARAAVENMSKSLAVEWASDGVRINNIAPGVIYSPTAAANYKSDDVFDMYLENIPARRVGYPEEISGAVCFLLSPAASYTTGVTVAIDGAWGLYKKNYEVPDHEGKWPLGVHSDYVKSKL; encoded by the exons ATGAGCCTGTGGTTTGCTCCTGAAGTGTGCCTTGAT GTGGAGGCTCTCATGGACTACACTGTTCAGCAGCACGGCCGTATTGACTACCTGGTCAATAATGGAGGTGGTCAGTTCATGAGCCCACTGGCCTACATGAAGACCAAGGGCTGGAACGCTGTCATCGATACCAACCTCAATGGCACCTACTATTGCTTGAAGCACG CCTACCACAAGTGGATGAAGGAAAACGGTGGCTCTATAGTTAACATTATTGTGGACATGCTGACTGGATTCCCAGGAATGGC ACACACCGGTGCGGCCAGGGCTGCTGTGGAGAACATGTCCAAGAGTCTGGCAGTAGAGTGGGCATCAGATGGTGTCAGGATCAATAACATTGCTCCC GGTGTCATCTACTCTCCCACAGCAGCTGCCAACTACAAGAGTGACGATGTGTTTGACATGTACCTCGAGAATATTCCAGCCAGGAGAGTGGGTTACCCTGAGGAG ATCTCGGGGGCGGTGTGTTTCCTGCTCTCTCCGGCCGCTAGCTACACGACTGGTGTCACAGTTGCTATTGACGGAGCGTGGGGACTCTACAAAAAGAACTATGAAGTGCCTGACCACGAGGGAAAATGGCCGCTAGGTGTGCATTCTGACTATGTCAAGTCTAAACTTTGA